In a single window of the Bdellovibrio sp. ArHS genome:
- a CDS encoding trypsin-like serine protease, producing the protein MTKHILYFLSLLLLSNAQAAVIGDISRMQVSDPKAPAFRVFGQIENFCTGTMISPRLVLTAAHCVFDLETRTWMLAKNFNSAYGPVEIEKIHVNSAFLQGDYGQDIAVLVLKEPLGLKTGWLSLAWDLQGLAPRNSPLGGVESSGSITGFPGDKAHNSLWVVVCNFYVPHLVPYRPQYTCDTFGGMSGSALIIGDAQGKSLIFGVHTQGNGKFNSGISLTGPNKTFLQQILLSYPL; encoded by the coding sequence ATGACCAAACACATACTATACTTTCTGAGCCTGCTCTTGCTTTCTAATGCTCAAGCTGCGGTCATCGGAGACATCAGTCGCATGCAAGTGAGCGACCCCAAGGCTCCTGCATTTCGGGTTTTTGGCCAGATTGAAAACTTCTGCACGGGTACGATGATTAGTCCTCGTCTTGTACTCACAGCAGCTCACTGTGTTTTTGATCTGGAAACTCGCACATGGATGCTAGCGAAGAATTTCAATAGCGCTTACGGCCCTGTCGAAATTGAAAAGATTCATGTGAACAGTGCCTTTCTTCAAGGCGACTACGGTCAAGACATTGCCGTTTTGGTTTTGAAAGAGCCTCTGGGTTTAAAAACCGGCTGGCTTTCTCTTGCTTGGGATCTGCAGGGACTGGCTCCCCGCAATTCACCCCTGGGAGGCGTTGAATCTTCAGGGAGCATAACGGGATTTCCCGGCGACAAGGCCCACAACTCTTTATGGGTGGTGGTTTGTAACTTCTACGTTCCTCATCTTGTCCCCTATCGCCCTCAGTATACTTGCGACACTTTTGGCGGCATGAGTGGCAGCGCCCTGATTATCGGAGATGCTCAAGGTAAAAGTTTGATTTTCGGTGTCCACACTCAAGGAAATGGAAAATTCAATTCCGGCATTTCATTGACCGGCCCCAATAAAACTTTCCTGCAACAGATTTTGTTGAGCTATCCATTGTAG